From a region of the Mercurialis annua linkage group LG1-X, ddMerAnnu1.2, whole genome shotgun sequence genome:
- the LOC126664810 gene encoding farnesyl pyrophosphate synthase 1 → MADLKSTFLNVYSVLKKQLLQDPAFEWSPDSRQWVDRMLDYNVPGGKLNRGLSVIDSYKLLKEGQELTEEEIFLASALGWCIEWLQAYFLVLDDIMDGSHTRRGQPCWFRVPKVGIIAANDGVLLRNHIPRILKNQFRGKPYYVDLLELFNEVEFQTASGQMIDLITTLEGEKDLSKYTLSLHRRIVQYKTAYYSFYLPVACALVMSGENLDNHIDVKNILVDMGIYFQVQDDYLDCFGDPKTIGKIGTDIEDFKCSWLVVKALELCDEEQKKALHEHYGKADPDSVSKVKALYNELNLQAVFAEYESKSYEKLVTSIEAHPSKAVEAVLKSFLSKIYKRQK, encoded by the exons ATGGCGGATCTCAAGTCAACTTTCTTGAATGTCTACTCCGTCCTCAAGAAACAGCTTCTTCAAGACCCCGCTTTTGAATGGTCTCCTGATTCCCGTCAATGGGTTGATCGG ATGTTGGACTACAATGTGCCGGGAG GGAAGCTGAACAGGGGCCTCTCTGTCATCGACAGCTACAAATTGTTGAAAGAAGGACAAGAACTGACCGAGGAAGAAATATTTCTTGCAAGTGCTCTTGGCTGGTGTATTGAATGG CTTCAAGCTTATTTTCTTGTTCTCGATGACATTATGGATGGCTCTCATACAAGACGTGGTCAGCCTTGTTGGTTTAGGGTGCCCAAG GTCGGTATAATTGCAGCAAATGACGGGGTTTTGCTTCGAAATCACATTCCCAGGATTCTCAAGAACCAATTCCGAGGGAAACCATACTATGTAGATCTTCTGGAGCTGTTTAATGAG GTGGAATTTCAAACAGCCTCTGGACAGATGATTGATCTGATTACAACACTAGAAGGAGAAAAGGATTTGTCCAAATATACTTTGTCACT TCACCGGAGAATTGTTCAGTACAAAACTGCCTACTACTCATTCTACCTTCCT GTTGCTTGCGCATTGGTCATGTCGGGTGAGAATCTGGACAACCATATTGATGTAAAGAACATTCTTGTAGATATGGGTATCTACTTCCAAGTACAG GATGATTATTTGGATTGCTTTGGTGATCCCAAGACAATTGGTAAG ATAGGAACAGATATTGAAGATTTTAAGTGCTCTTGGTTGGTTGTGAAGGCTTTGGAACTTTGCgatgaagaacaaaaaaaagcgTTACAT GAGCACTACGGAAAAGCTGATCCAGACAGTGTATCAAAAGTGAAAGCCCTCTACAATGAGTTGAATCTTCAG GCGGTATTCGCCGAATATGAGAGCAAAAGCTACGAGAAATTAGTAACCTCTATTGAAGCTCATCCTAGCAAGGCTGTGGAAGCAGTTTTGAAGTCTTTCCTATCCAAAATTTACAAGAGACAGAAATGA